The genome window tgagcactgagcctgcccaaccttacctggttgcatgctccccgtagcccgtccagtgcggggaggtggaataacccgcactgggctgtgttggcgaaccgacAATGGACCGACTGTGTTGGCGAACCGACagtgttgttgccctcctacggcctcctccacgtctcctgatgtactggcctgtctcctggtagcgcctccatgctctggacactacgctgacagacacagcaaacttttttgccacagctcgcattgatgtgccatcctggatgagctgcactacctgagccacttgtgtgggttgtagactccgtctcatgctaccactagagtgagagcaccgccagcattcagaagtgaccaaaacatcagccaggaagcataggaactgagaagtggtctgtggtcaccacctgcagaatcactccttttttgggggtgtcttgctaattgcctataatttccaccttttgtctattccatttgcacaacagcatgtgaaatgtattgtcaatcagtgttgcttcctaagtggacagtttgatttcacagaagtgtgattgacttggagttacattgtgttgtttaagtgttccctttatttttttgagcagtgtatatatatatatacatacatacatacatacatacatacatacatacatacatacatacatacatacatacacaccaaaGTATGTGAACAGTGAACACCCCTTcatacacccgttgctgacaagtgtataaaatcgagcatacaGGCCTgcattctccatagacaaatattgtcagtagaacggccttactgaagagctcagtgactttcaaagtggcaccatcataggatgctacctttccaacaagtcagtttgtcaaatgctATAGTtgccaggtcaactgtaagtgctgttattgtgaattggtGATGTACCGGAGCAGCAACGGCTCAGCcaggaagtggtaggccacacaagctcacagaacaggaccatcgagtgctgaagcatgtagcaATAAAAAATAGTCTgttctcagttgcaacactccaaactgtctctggaagcaacgtcagcacaagaactgcttgtcgggagcttcatgaaatgggtttccatggccgagcagccgcactcaAGCTcacttaagatcaccatgcataatgacaagcatcggctggagtgatgtaaagctcggCCTCATCGCCCATCATCAATgcacaacctcactaatgcttttgtggctgaatggaagtccccgcagcaatgttccaacatctattggaaagtcttcccagaaaagtggaggcagTTATAGTAGCAAGGGGGGGCAAACTCCATATCAATGCCCATTactttggaataagatgttcgatgagcagatgtccaaatacttttgctaatgtagtgtatatatccttgcctacctctttcaggtaatatTTTCAGGTAATAATATCAAATAAGTtattagccttatatttagctaaAGAATGATCAGCTAGAAATAAGCTTGTAATTTAAAGCCTCTGTCTCTTGTGCAATACGCACCATGAGCTCTGCTGGTCACTTTCCTTAAAAAACCCTCCTTAGTTCTTGGAGTCCCAGGAAAAGCTAGACTATAATAGTTTGCAGGAAGAATGTAGTTTTTATGCTAATAGACTGACTATTGGAAGAGGGATGCAAGCTTTTGTTTGCTGAAGGTTAAATACAGCAGTGAATAGAACTCCCAGCCACTGGCCGGGGAGTTTGAAAGAAGAGAGAATGCAGGAAGGCGGTAGGCTGTAGCAGTTATTTGTTTATTCAATCTTCCTGAGAGAAAATTAAGTCATCTGCATCTGATTATAGCACCAATATTATTCGAGCATGTCGTTACAATGATGAAGATCAagacaacaaaacatttaatTTAGGGTGAGTATTGGTTAAGTGGGACACCTGGCAAAGTGGGACACAAGCTTTGTAATGGCCTATTATATTTCATCATTTAAATCAAAATCGCTAGCCTATAATTGTAACTTTGTAGGCTGCATGTCCTGCACCAGCATCACATGTTCTCTCCCAGGTTCATGGTTTGAAAGAGGTGTGAAATtccagtattatacagtataatacaatacggtaatacagttcacactcaaaCAAAGTTGCTTATTGGAGCTTGTTTCATTGACTTACAAAAGAGAGCATAGCTACATATGTGCTTTTAAGTTTTTCTGTTGTGCTTAATGTGCGGTAGCCTATGAGTAAAAAATATGTAttggtaaaaaatataaataataataagatAATGGCACAATCATTTCAGCTTTGTTGGGCtcgggctcataaaatgtatttacatgTATCTTTACTTTACTTTTATACTCTATAAATTGACTCCTTCAAATAATTCTCTCTGGCTATTTGCCATCGGCACGCTGCAGGAGGGAAGTAAAATTGTTTGGATGTGCCCATAGTAATGTAAAAAATGAGGTGGATAGGATAGATAAATGAAGTtgaaacaaaataaataataataaataaaatgggTGTCTCCCTTCAACTCAATGATGGCAGAATGGGTGGACTTAGCTAGCTAAACAGACAAAGCTAGGCTACTTTGATTTTCCACGTTACAAGCTAGACAGCTAACTCTTTCAAATAAACATAatttgttattattggatatacCAAATAGAGCTACAGACCCAGCCTGCCATTGGTAATTAGGtaattgttacttttatttcagtatttcagtgTGGAGTCAATTGAGGGGACTATGTTTCATGAAGCCATTTGAAGACTGTTGCTGACAGAGGTATGTATAAATTATTTATACTGTAATACATTATGTATAATAAGTCTTGGTGATTCAATAGCCTAGTTAATCATTACATTACTTGCAAGACTATGTTTTTCTCAGTCTGGGAGTATCCAGAACCATCTGAGGCAGAGGATCTCTCTTTCGGCTGCTGCTGATGACAACTGAGAATGGAGCAGAAGACACATTTTTGTCATGCACTGTAACTAATGGACAACGTTATATTGTAAAAAGTCAGCCAGAGTTGACATGGGCTATCATTCAAACAAAGAGATGCCTCCCTGGCCACCAGCGCATATTTCCAAACTATGTTTGCATATAATTACAAATTCTAAAAACTATGCAGGTATTTTGTACATTATGTATTTGTTTATTCAATTATAATCTTAGCACAGAAAATATTGCTATTTAatagtcataatgaatttattacacCATGtagggttctaaatggaacccttTTGAGGGTTCCATATATGATGCATGCGATTGAACCATTTTTTAacccttttgactggtactgtatatacactgtatatacagtaccagtcaaaagtttggacacacctactcaatcaagggtttttctttatttgtattttttttacattgtagaataatagtgaggacatcaaaactatgaaataacacatatggaatcatctagtaacccaacaagtgttaaacaaatcaaaatatatagtCCAAtggtttaaaaatgtattttttacaaAACTGAACAAATTGAATAAAGGTTTGATTCAGATAGAACCTTAAGGTACTCCCGCGAGTCGCCGTTGCATGTACTTGCTCTGGATGTGTAGCTCTCGAAAGTACGCTTCCATATGACCCACCACTTCCGACGATAAGCCTACCCAGCTCGCAGCCCGTGtcacgtgcccccccccccccccccctttgtatCTGTGGAGCAGAAGCTACACAAATCAAACTCAACCACAAATCAAACTCAACCAGCACCCAGTGGAGATCGGAGAGATGGAGTCgcggagagcgagagaaaaagcaCTTGCTGTCCGGAACGAGAGACGCTGAAAAAAAAGATGATCCGTTAAATAAAAGACTGCGTCATGGCTCATATCCTATCGACGGAGAAGGATTTTAGTTCACCCAACGGGAACAGAGATGCGAACCTCGTTGCTTATTAACGGGCGGTTCCGTGATCCAAATAGTCCAACTCCGCCCGTGAACGGGGCACGGGACGCAGCGCCTGTGCTAGGCATCGCACTCTGGCTAGGTGTGGTTTCACAACACTTAGATTAGCCTACCTAGTTCTTATTCCACACGCTCGTTCATAATTGAAGCTGAAGCCGTCGGGGATGTGCTAGTCATCTCGTCGCAACAAAGGGAAGGGCGGCTTTCAGTAACCATGAGGGCTGTATCGGCGAATTTACTTGCACTTCTCTTTCTCTGCACTTGTGCCAGTGTATTCTACGTCTGGAGCAGATTGGAGAGATACAACACGGGACTACAGTTAACGAGTAGGGGGTCCGCTCACATTGGGCCATCCCCGGACCTCTCTGCTAAAACTTTCCGGGCTTTGCTCGCCGTTCCAGTAGCACAGAGACTGCATTTTGGGGGCATACTGGATGCCCACAATCTCACTGGTGTTGCGGATCAAACTGGCTCTTTAGGAATCAGAGATTACCATATGAATGTAGATAACAAGGGGTCAGCACAGAGGGGGGTCCCGGCCAAATTGGTCTCTCCGGTTGAGGGGATTTTTTGGAGTGAATGGCTTGAGGATAAGTTTCCCGTCAGCTTCAGTGAGGAACATGCCCGGGCATGGAGAGGGAGAGCCCGGGGACACCGGATTGTCAGACTGGAGCCGGGCTGTGGTAGAATATCCAATCAACTGGCCACTTTTTCGGACCGATCCAAAGCATGCGTGCGTTATGGAATAAACGCGGACCAGGTGCAGGGGGAAACTTTGACTTATTACCTGGCTAGTTTGCTGGGTATTACAAATCTGCCGCCTCTCATCCTCGCCCAGTTGAACGTTGACAGTGAACAATGGGCTTCTGTGAGAAGAAGAATAGGAGGTTTACAGTGGAGTGAGCGGGCCGTGGTCTCACTCACCCAGTGGGTCGCCAACCTGACAGGGGTAATCACACCTGCGCCGCTGCGCCAAGAGAGCAAGGGGCTGCGTCCTCTACGGGGGGAGCTGGGGAACAAGACGACGGCGGAGCTGCTCGAGCTAATGCAGTGGACGGACCTGATAATATTGGACTACCTGTCTGCTAACTTCGACAGGCTCGTTAGCAACCTATTTAGCCTGCAGTGGGACTCGCGCGTGATGGAGAGGGAGACCAACAACTTGCTCAGAACACCCCGTGGCGACCTGGTTTTCATCGACAACGAGGCAGGGCTTGTGCACGGTTACCGTGTACTGGATATGTGGGAGAAGTACCACAGCACCGTCTtggactcagtgtgtgtgttcagaaagAGGACAGTACAGCGTGTTATAGAACTGCACCGGCGCAGGGACACCAGGACTCGGCTGCTCGAGCTATACAGAGACAGCGAACCATTGTCTCCGGAATTAGGGTTTCTCTCTGATGAACATGCGGGAGTACTACAGAGTCGAATAAACAGATTATACAAACACATATTGCATTGCAAGGTGAAGTACCAGCTGGGCATTTAGTTTTGATGCCTCTCATTTAGAGGTTCTGTATCTGGCATCTGCTCCACAGAATGATGTGTGCTGCAAATCAGTAACCACACACCTGTATTAGATTAATGCGCGTCAGTTGAAACAGTTTTTTAATATATTGATGAACTACCTCTTGTGAAAACAACGTTTTGCCTACTTTATATGTCTGCATAAATATACACATTGACGTTGATTTTTGGCTTCGTGCAGGATGGTCATAATTTATTTTCAGCCAGCCTCAAAACATAGCTGCAGGAAGAATGTGATATGAGCCAATGCATCTTTGTAGCTATTTAGGTTTAATGGTCAGCCTTCAACCTCAGGAGTTTGATAGGCTTCACAGTTGTGTTTATTAATAGGAATAAATTATTGTGGTGTAAGGGGGGATAATGAATAATCACTTCATATCATCTATATGCACAAGGTGCATTGTGTTCAATAATCTCCATAGGAAACTGGACTGCTTGATAATGAGAACCAGGCCTTAATAGGTTACTCCTACAACGTTTTGTATTTGTTGCCACAAAAATGTATGATGTAGACTTTGTCACCTGTCTCACTCCTTTTATAGAAGCTCTAGCCTACTGTACAATCAATTGTCATTGCAAACACTTTCATGTATTTGGTTGTCTTGTGATTGTATCTTCTGCCTTATTGTCAGTGGTGTAGTGGGGGATATATGCAGGTAGCAGATATATGCCATTTACCCACTTTTTCCCCAAGGGCATTGCGTATACTCACTACTTAATCCCCACTGATGCGTAACAAAGTAGTATAGTGAAGGTATATGCCATATAAATTATGTAGTACAATAGATACTTTATTcacaaagtagcctacacaatcgTAATAAAGCATGTGAAATATATGCACATGCGCGCCTCACACatagctacactgaacaaaaatataaacacaacatgtaaagtgttggtcccatgtttcatgaactgaaataaaagatcacagaaatgttccatacgcataacattttttgtgcacaaatttgtttacatctctgtgaacatttctccttttgccaagataatccatccatctgacaggtgtggcatatcaagaagctgattaaacagcatgatctttaCACATGGCAACATTAAAaacccactctaaaatgtgcagttttgtcacacaacacaattccacatatgtatcaagttttgagggagtgtgaaattggcatgctgactgcaggaatgtccaccagaactgttgccagagaattcaatgttcatttctctaccttaAGCCACTTCTAACATCATTTTAGGGAATTTGGCAGTAGGtcgaaccggcctcacaaccgcagaccacatgtaaggCGTTGTGTGGActagcagtttgctgatgtcaatgttgcgAACctagtgccccatggtggtgatggggttatggtatgggcaggctacagacaacgaacacaattgcattttatcgatggcaatttgaatgcacagaaataccatgacgaggtcctgaggcccattttttaaggtatctgtgaccaacagatgcatatctgtattcccagacgtgaaatccatagattagggcctaatgaatttatttcagttgactgatttcctcaatTGAACAGTAACTTGgtaaaaatctttgaaattgttgcatgttgcgtttatatttttgttcagtatagtttcagCGGCATATCAGGCAGTCAAAGTGCGCAGCTCTCATGATTGTCGCAGGGAGAGGTTCATAGAATTGAACGGCATCGGTAGCCGGTAGGGTTGGAAGATATTTAAACTTATTgaaaaagtggtctcctgatgcggtttaaagttgcactatgcagaaaCCACTCTGCCATTtcttggttgctaaaattctaatagttcccTAATTTCgggtttatgtgacaaaacaagcaagtatagtgtaaaTTATCAGTGTACCATCTAAACCTAAgaaatatatttttcataaccaaacattttcagctgtttgaacctGGGGTACAAAACCagaagtaaaagatgcaaaaataaAACATAAGAACAGGATGCATAAatatagcgcacatagaacagatctaccacctcttagacttgctttcaatgagaatgacagatctataactcacatttctatgtgaatttggttgggtcacCCTAAAAGTTACATATTACAgctttaagcattgttgtggacttagaacatccaatttttgtagtttttctattaaaaaaagTTAGATGAAACCTGAAAAAACTATAGGGACATTTTTTCTACACAGGGCGCCTTTCCTTCATTGGGCAGGCCGTTTTGAAAAAGAAATTGTGCAAAATTTGAGTATACCCACTTTTCCAAgaaccactacaccactgcttaATGTCATGACCCAGTCATATTTGTTGTACATGCTACACTGTGAATACTGTATATGTTAACCTGTTTTTGACATTCACAATTGCAATCCTCTTTCACCAATTCAATGTGCATTGTAACATTCCAATCTTCCTGTCTTTTTTGCTAAGTATATTGTAATTTAAGTTGTCAGACCACATGTTTGGTATTCAAGCCTTCTTTAGCGGAGTACAATGGCAGGTCCAATATttgcctgttctgtgtgttcagtCCTCAGGTTTTCATATAAAGGGCTTTGTCCCATCCTTGTCCACTACAGTGTATCCATTGTGCTGTTGCAATGCAGTGCCCTTAGAGCCTGCTACCCTGGGACtcagagttctctctctctctctctctctctctctctctctctctctctctctctctctctctctctctctctctctctctctctctctctctctctctctctctctctctctctctctctctctctctctctctctctctctctctctctctctctctctctctctctctctctctctctctcatatgggTATTCGGACACAGCCACTGTCTGAGACAATTACAGGGCTCAGCTCTCTCCTGTCTACTGAGAACCCTCTCACATTAACCAAACACAAGAGAGGGTAAAGTAGGGACCATTTCCTGTGGAAAGATGCATTTGTAGCTTGAGTGTACACTCCACATAACTCTCACACTTCTACAAAAACTGTTAAAGAAAGGGAAACGTGTAAATTGAACACTGTAGATCCCAttagaggcagagggagggattGAAGAGACAGggtctctgtcactccctctcattctctctatatatatcaggCAGGGCCTAAAAATctctaaccccctgccccataTCCAAGCTCTTCTTAAAGGCACAATCTGGGACATTTCatgtttacgttacagcctttttctaaaattgatttatttttaaatcctcatcaatctacacacgataccccataagaacaatgcgaaaacaggtttttagacattttagcagtatggctgtagcgtaacaaattgtgggaaaagtcaaatggtctgaatacttcccaaatgcactgtaaaatGTGTCATAAGCTTATTGTAACTATCTTACCATATCATAACATCATGTACAAATATCAATGGTTTGTGTTGGTGATactaatgtaacagttcagtTATTGATGGTAAATCTATTACATTGGAACAAAACTAATCATAGTCCTGACTTCACAATTGAGTTCAGCCTCATGTAAAAGTTATTAAAAGGgttgttaaaggcccagtgcagtcaaaaatgtgatttttctgTTTTATATAatgtccacactatgaggttggaataatactgtgaaattgtgaaaattatgatatgccattttagtgtaagagctgtttgaaaagaccacctgaaatttcatcctggtgggatggagttttagcCTGCcgggtgacatcaccaggcggtaaattcgttaatagaccaataagaaagagagttccaaacctctctgccaataagagctagttttcagtttccccctccccattCAGACCACTCCCAAACAGTCAGAACAACatttttgcttgagaaattgcttttagctaagaagctatttttgtttcgaCCTTTAAATTGTTAATTTTAATGTATGACAAAGCATTTGGCCACACTGTTCACAACCCATCTCTTTCCCTGAGGCCTTTTTGTTATTGTTCCCTAGACCGTTACATCATGGAGTTAGAGCATTTATTTGAAAATTAAATAGCCATCTTCTCATTAATTTATCTGAATAGTTAATTGTATTGTCAGACAAAGTCAAGGCATCGGGCCAAATCCATCTGCTAACCTGAGGCCCCTTTTTCTTATTGTTCTATTAACTGTCACATCTTGGAAGCACAGCATTTATTTGATTTCACAAACTAAATAAAGTCTCTTTCTCATTAGTTCCACAGCGACCTTTCCGGTGCCTGTGATCTCCTGTTTCCAGACCTGCTGGAGGCACATTGTAGGGATGTCAGTGATAAACATTTGAAGGCCTAATGGTTTCCAGCCCTTCCTCCATCCtgctatccctccatcccctccctctatccctcatctCATCTGGttcattttacacattttgttgataGTTAGCTGCAGGGTGCTCCAGTACACTTAATCCTGTTCCAGGCAGAAGTGGGGTTGGGGAGGGAAGGGGGCCAGAGGAAAGAGTCTCACTTTAACAATGAGAGGGGTTTAGGCACTATGAGGTGTCTTATCATGACTTCTATGAGAACACAACTCTGT of Salvelinus fontinalis isolate EN_2023a chromosome 12, ASM2944872v1, whole genome shotgun sequence contains these proteins:
- the LOC129866919 gene encoding four-jointed box protein 1-like; its protein translation is MRAVSANLLALLFLCTCASVFYVWSRLERYNTGLQLTSRGSAHIGPSPDLSAKTFRALLAVPVAQRLHFGGILDAHNLTGVADQTGSLGIRDYHMNVDNKGSAQRGVPAKLVSPVEGIFWSEWLEDKFPVSFSEEHARAWRGRARGHRIVRLEPGCGRISNQLATFSDRSKACVRYGINADQVQGETLTYYLASLLGITNLPPLILAQLNVDSEQWASVRRRIGGLQWSERAVVSLTQWVANLTGVITPAPLRQESKGLRPLRGELGNKTTAELLELMQWTDLIILDYLSANFDRLVSNLFSLQWDSRVMERETNNLLRTPRGDLVFIDNEAGLVHGYRVLDMWEKYHSTVLDSVCVFRKRTVQRVIELHRRRDTRTRLLELYRDSEPLSPELGFLSDEHAGVLQSRINRLYKHILHCKVKYQLGI